One genomic region from Capra hircus breed San Clemente chromosome 18, ASM170441v1, whole genome shotgun sequence encodes:
- the LDHD gene encoding probable D-lactate dehydrogenase, mitochondrial isoform X3 has translation MAGLLRPATWGLFSWRGYCSRGTQGRLSAGFVEALKAVVGSPHVSTAAAVREQHGHDESMHRCQPPDAVVWPQDAEQVGRLAALCYGQGVPIIPFGTGTGLEGGVCAVQGGVCINLTRMDRILELNPEDFSVVVEPGVTRKALNTHLRDRGLWFPVDPGADASLCGMAATGASGTNSVRYGTMRDNVLNLEVVLPSGQRLHTAGRGRRFRKSAAGYNLTGLFVGSEGTLGLITAATLRLHPVPEATVAATCAFPTVQAAVDSTVHILQAAVPVARIEFLDEVMMDACNRHSKLNCCVAPTLFLEFHGSEQALAEQVQRTEEIIRHNGGSHFSWAKEAEERSRLWAARHNAWYASLALRPGCKGYSTDVCVPISRLPEILVQTKEDLEAWRLTGTIVGHVGDGNFHCILLVDPEDPEELLRVQAFAEQLGRRALALHGTCTGEHGIGLGKRQLLLEEVGAVGMQTMRQLKATLDPRGLMNPGKVL, from the exons ATGGCCGGCCTGCTCCGGCCTGCAACTTGGGGACTGTTCTCCTGGAGGGGCTACTGCTCCAGGGGGACGCAG GGCAGACTCAGCGCCGGCTTTGTGGAGGCCCTGAAGGCAGTCGTGGGGAGCCCGCACGTGTCCACTGCGGCTGCGGTCCGAGAGCAGCACGGGCACGATGAGTCCATGCACAG GTGCCAGCCTCCGGACGCCGTGGTGTGGCCCCAGGATGCGGAGCAGGTCGGCCGGCTGGCAGCCCTGTGCTATGGCCAAGGCGTGCCCATCATCCCCTTCGGCACAGGCACCGGGCTGGAGGGTGGAGTCTGCGCGGTCCAG GGTGGCGTCTGTATCAACCTGACCCGTATGGACCGAATCCTGGAGCTGAATCCCGAAGACTTCTCTGTGGTGGTAGAACCCGGCGTCACCCGCAAAGCTCTCAACACCCACCTGCGGGACCGCGGCCTCTGGTTCCCTGTGG aCCCAGGTGCAGACGCCTCTCTCTGCGGCATGGCGGCCACTGGAGCCTCGGGCACCAACTCTGTGCGCTACGGCACCATGCGCGACAACGTGCTGAACCTGGAGGTGGTGCTGCCCAGCGGGCAGCGGCTGCACACCGCGGGCCGCGGCCGGCGCTTCCG GAAGAGCGCAGCTGGCTACAACCTCACCGGGCTCTTTGTGGGCTCCGAGGGAACGCTAGGTCTCATCACAGCCGCCACTCTGCGCCTGCATCCTGTCCCTGAGGCCACTGTGGCCGCCACCTGTGCCTTCCCCACCGTCCAGGCGGCGGTGGACAGCACCGTACACATCCTCCAGGCTGCAGTACCTGTGGCCCGAATTG AGTTCCTAGATGAGGTCATGATGGATGCCTGCAACAGGCACAGCAAGCTGAACTGCTGCGTGGCACCCACGCTCTTCCTCGAGTTCCACGGCTCCGAGCAGGCGCTGGCAGAGCAGGTGCAGCGCACAG AGGAAATCATCCGTCATAACGGAGGCTCCCACTTCTCCTGGGCCAAGGAGGCAGAGGAGCGCAGCCGCCTCTGGGCAGCCCGGCACAACGCCTGGTACGCAAGCCTGGCCCTGCGGCCGGGCTGCAAG GGCTATTCTACCGACGTGTGTGTGCCCATCTCCCGGCTGCCGGAGATCCTGGTGCAGACCAAAGAGGACCTGGAGGCCTGGAGACTCACAG GAACCATCGTAGGGCATGTGGGCGACGGGAATTTCCACTGCATCCTGTTGGTAGACCCCGAGGACCCTGAGGAGCTCCTCAGGGTCCAGGCCTTTGCAGAGCAACTGGGCAG GCGCGCACTGGCGCTCCACGGCACGTGCACCGGGGAACACGGCATCGGGCTGGGCAAGCGGCAGCTGCTGCTCGAGGAAGTGGGCGCGGTGGGCATGCAGACCATGCGGCAGCTCAAGGCCACGCTGGACCCCCGAGGCCTCATGAACCCAGGCAAGGTGCTGTGA
- the LDHD gene encoding probable D-lactate dehydrogenase, mitochondrial isoform X2 has product MAGLLRPATWGLFSWRGYCSRGTQGRLSAGFVEALKAVVGSPHVSTAAAVREQHGHDESMHRCQPPDAVVWPQDAEQVGRLAALCYGQGVPIIPFGTGTGLEGGVCAVQGGVCINLTRMDRILELNPEDFSVVVEPGVTRKALNTHLRDRGLWFPVDPGADASLCGMAATGASGTNSVRYGTMRDNVLNLEVVLPSGQRLHTAGRGRRFRKSAAGYNLTGLFVGSEGTLGLITAATLRLHPVPEATVAATCAFPTVQAAVDSTVHILQAAVPVARIGEQSRHSKLNCCVAPTLFLEFHGSEQALAEQVQRTEEIIRHNGGSHFSWAKEAEERSRLWAARHNAWYASLALRPGCKGKLRLRDGADTCMREAELPEPICSLGPLPSGHTGRGGIAYGAATTQGYSTDVCVPISRLPEILVQTKEDLEAWRLTGTIVGHVGDGNFHCILLVDPEDPEELLRVQAFAEQLGRRALALHGTCTGEHGIGLGKRQLLLEEVGAVGMQTMRQLKATLDPRGLMNPGKVL; this is encoded by the exons ATGGCCGGCCTGCTCCGGCCTGCAACTTGGGGACTGTTCTCCTGGAGGGGCTACTGCTCCAGGGGGACGCAG GGCAGACTCAGCGCCGGCTTTGTGGAGGCCCTGAAGGCAGTCGTGGGGAGCCCGCACGTGTCCACTGCGGCTGCGGTCCGAGAGCAGCACGGGCACGATGAGTCCATGCACAG GTGCCAGCCTCCGGACGCCGTGGTGTGGCCCCAGGATGCGGAGCAGGTCGGCCGGCTGGCAGCCCTGTGCTATGGCCAAGGCGTGCCCATCATCCCCTTCGGCACAGGCACCGGGCTGGAGGGTGGAGTCTGCGCGGTCCAG GGTGGCGTCTGTATCAACCTGACCCGTATGGACCGAATCCTGGAGCTGAATCCCGAAGACTTCTCTGTGGTGGTAGAACCCGGCGTCACCCGCAAAGCTCTCAACACCCACCTGCGGGACCGCGGCCTCTGGTTCCCTGTGG aCCCAGGTGCAGACGCCTCTCTCTGCGGCATGGCGGCCACTGGAGCCTCGGGCACCAACTCTGTGCGCTACGGCACCATGCGCGACAACGTGCTGAACCTGGAGGTGGTGCTGCCCAGCGGGCAGCGGCTGCACACCGCGGGCCGCGGCCGGCGCTTCCG GAAGAGCGCAGCTGGCTACAACCTCACCGGGCTCTTTGTGGGCTCCGAGGGAACGCTAGGTCTCATCACAGCCGCCACTCTGCGCCTGCATCCTGTCCCTGAGGCCACTGTGGCCGCCACCTGTGCCTTCCCCACCGTCCAGGCGGCGGTGGACAGCACCGTACACATCCTCCAGGCTGCAGTACCTGTGGCCCGAATTGGTGAGCAGTCCAG GCACAGCAAGCTGAACTGCTGCGTGGCACCCACGCTCTTCCTCGAGTTCCACGGCTCCGAGCAGGCGCTGGCAGAGCAGGTGCAGCGCACAG AGGAAATCATCCGTCATAACGGAGGCTCCCACTTCTCCTGGGCCAAGGAGGCAGAGGAGCGCAGCCGCCTCTGGGCAGCCCGGCACAACGCCTGGTACGCAAGCCTGGCCCTGCGGCCGGGCTGCAAG gggaaactgaggcttagagacgGAGCAGACACATGCATGCGAGAGGCCGAGCTCCCTGAGCCCATCTGTAGCCTTGGCCCCTTACCTTCTGGGCACACCGGGAGAGGGGGGATCGCTTACGGAGCTGCCACAACTCAGGGCTATTCTACCGACGTGTGTGTGCCCATCTCCCGGCTGCCGGAGATCCTGGTGCAGACCAAAGAGGACCTGGAGGCCTGGAGACTCACAG GAACCATCGTAGGGCATGTGGGCGACGGGAATTTCCACTGCATCCTGTTGGTAGACCCCGAGGACCCTGAGGAGCTCCTCAGGGTCCAGGCCTTTGCAGAGCAACTGGGCAG GCGCGCACTGGCGCTCCACGGCACGTGCACCGGGGAACACGGCATCGGGCTGGGCAAGCGGCAGCTGCTGCTCGAGGAAGTGGGCGCGGTGGGCATGCAGACCATGCGGCAGCTCAAGGCCACGCTGGACCCCCGAGGCCTCATGAACCCAGGCAAGGTGCTGTGA
- the LDHD gene encoding probable D-lactate dehydrogenase, mitochondrial isoform X1, with protein sequence MAGLLRPATWGLFSWRGYCSRGTQGRLSAGFVEALKAVVGSPHVSTAAAVREQHGHDESMHRCQPPDAVVWPQDAEQVGRLAALCYGQGVPIIPFGTGTGLEGGVCAVQGGVCINLTRMDRILELNPEDFSVVVEPGVTRKALNTHLRDRGLWFPVDPGADASLCGMAATGASGTNSVRYGTMRDNVLNLEVVLPSGQRLHTAGRGRRFRKSAAGYNLTGLFVGSEGTLGLITAATLRLHPVPEATVAATCAFPTVQAAVDSTVHILQAAVPVARIEFLDEVMMDACNRHSKLNCCVAPTLFLEFHGSEQALAEQVQRTEEIIRHNGGSHFSWAKEAEERSRLWAARHNAWYASLALRPGCKGKLRLRDGADTCMREAELPEPICSLGPLPSGHTGRGGIAYGAATTQGYSTDVCVPISRLPEILVQTKEDLEAWRLTGTIVGHVGDGNFHCILLVDPEDPEELLRVQAFAEQLGRRALALHGTCTGEHGIGLGKRQLLLEEVGAVGMQTMRQLKATLDPRGLMNPGKVL encoded by the exons ATGGCCGGCCTGCTCCGGCCTGCAACTTGGGGACTGTTCTCCTGGAGGGGCTACTGCTCCAGGGGGACGCAG GGCAGACTCAGCGCCGGCTTTGTGGAGGCCCTGAAGGCAGTCGTGGGGAGCCCGCACGTGTCCACTGCGGCTGCGGTCCGAGAGCAGCACGGGCACGATGAGTCCATGCACAG GTGCCAGCCTCCGGACGCCGTGGTGTGGCCCCAGGATGCGGAGCAGGTCGGCCGGCTGGCAGCCCTGTGCTATGGCCAAGGCGTGCCCATCATCCCCTTCGGCACAGGCACCGGGCTGGAGGGTGGAGTCTGCGCGGTCCAG GGTGGCGTCTGTATCAACCTGACCCGTATGGACCGAATCCTGGAGCTGAATCCCGAAGACTTCTCTGTGGTGGTAGAACCCGGCGTCACCCGCAAAGCTCTCAACACCCACCTGCGGGACCGCGGCCTCTGGTTCCCTGTGG aCCCAGGTGCAGACGCCTCTCTCTGCGGCATGGCGGCCACTGGAGCCTCGGGCACCAACTCTGTGCGCTACGGCACCATGCGCGACAACGTGCTGAACCTGGAGGTGGTGCTGCCCAGCGGGCAGCGGCTGCACACCGCGGGCCGCGGCCGGCGCTTCCG GAAGAGCGCAGCTGGCTACAACCTCACCGGGCTCTTTGTGGGCTCCGAGGGAACGCTAGGTCTCATCACAGCCGCCACTCTGCGCCTGCATCCTGTCCCTGAGGCCACTGTGGCCGCCACCTGTGCCTTCCCCACCGTCCAGGCGGCGGTGGACAGCACCGTACACATCCTCCAGGCTGCAGTACCTGTGGCCCGAATTG AGTTCCTAGATGAGGTCATGATGGATGCCTGCAACAGGCACAGCAAGCTGAACTGCTGCGTGGCACCCACGCTCTTCCTCGAGTTCCACGGCTCCGAGCAGGCGCTGGCAGAGCAGGTGCAGCGCACAG AGGAAATCATCCGTCATAACGGAGGCTCCCACTTCTCCTGGGCCAAGGAGGCAGAGGAGCGCAGCCGCCTCTGGGCAGCCCGGCACAACGCCTGGTACGCAAGCCTGGCCCTGCGGCCGGGCTGCAAG gggaaactgaggcttagagacgGAGCAGACACATGCATGCGAGAGGCCGAGCTCCCTGAGCCCATCTGTAGCCTTGGCCCCTTACCTTCTGGGCACACCGGGAGAGGGGGGATCGCTTACGGAGCTGCCACAACTCAGGGCTATTCTACCGACGTGTGTGTGCCCATCTCCCGGCTGCCGGAGATCCTGGTGCAGACCAAAGAGGACCTGGAGGCCTGGAGACTCACAG GAACCATCGTAGGGCATGTGGGCGACGGGAATTTCCACTGCATCCTGTTGGTAGACCCCGAGGACCCTGAGGAGCTCCTCAGGGTCCAGGCCTTTGCAGAGCAACTGGGCAG GCGCGCACTGGCGCTCCACGGCACGTGCACCGGGGAACACGGCATCGGGCTGGGCAAGCGGCAGCTGCTGCTCGAGGAAGTGGGCGCGGTGGGCATGCAGACCATGCGGCAGCTCAAGGCCACGCTGGACCCCCGAGGCCTCATGAACCCAGGCAAGGTGCTGTGA